The proteins below are encoded in one region of Bremerella sp. P1:
- a CDS encoding ornithine cyclodeaminase family protein, producing MTCRFYREQEVNQLLDMATAIEVVDESFRQLGTGGAENVPRHRARAPGFVLHGMHASAEYLGTAGWKMYSTTRIGAKFMVGIYDIDSGQMVALIEADKLGQMRTAASSAVGARYLAKKPVTQLGLFGTGWQAESQLEAMATEFPLTQAFVYSRDQEKRESFAERMADKCQIEIVPVHDPKDAVEDLPLVITATTSKHPVFDGNLLAEGALVCAMGGNWAFKREVDVVTIRRADNWVCDSIEACQGEAGDYLLAQEEGYFDWDVAVSLSDVIAGTVIGRNNTDSIVVYKTVGLAIQDVALGTKFLQRAAENPGIGIDLPF from the coding sequence TGAACCAACTGCTCGATATGGCGACAGCCATTGAAGTGGTTGACGAAAGTTTTCGGCAACTCGGTACCGGTGGCGCCGAAAACGTTCCTCGGCATCGTGCCCGTGCCCCAGGGTTTGTGCTGCACGGCATGCACGCTTCGGCGGAATACCTGGGAACCGCCGGCTGGAAGATGTACAGCACCACGCGGATCGGGGCCAAGTTCATGGTCGGTATCTACGATATCGACAGTGGGCAAATGGTCGCGTTGATCGAGGCCGATAAGCTCGGTCAGATGCGTACCGCCGCTTCCTCCGCCGTGGGTGCTCGTTACCTCGCCAAAAAGCCGGTCACGCAGCTAGGGCTCTTTGGTACCGGCTGGCAGGCCGAATCCCAGCTGGAAGCCATGGCGACCGAGTTTCCCCTGACCCAGGCATTTGTTTACTCGCGTGATCAGGAGAAGCGAGAGTCGTTCGCCGAGCGAATGGCCGACAAGTGCCAGATTGAAATCGTACCGGTTCACGATCCCAAGGATGCCGTGGAAGATCTTCCGCTGGTGATCACGGCCACGACCAGCAAACACCCCGTCTTCGATGGCAATCTGCTTGCCGAGGGAGCCCTGGTCTGCGCGATGGGTGGGAACTGGGCGTTCAAGCGGGAAGTCGACGTGGTGACCATTCGCCGCGCCGATAATTGGGTTTGCGACTCGATCGAAGCATGCCAGGGCGAGGCAGGCGACTACTTGCTCGCCCAAGAGGAAGGCTACTTCGACTGGGACGTCGCCGTCTCCTTATCAGATGTTATCGCCGGTACGGTCATTGGCAGAAACAATACCGACAGCATCGTCGTGTACAAAACGGTTGGCTTGGCGATTCAAGATGTCGCGCTAGGCACTAAGTTTCTGCAGCGAGCCGCCGAGAATCCGGGGATCGGGATCGATCTGCCGTTTTAG
- a CDS encoding Dabb family protein, protein MENLKQIAHNVYFTLKDSSPEAKQKLIEACQKYLTGHPGTIYFGAGILTDELNRPVNDRDFHVALHVIFDCLESQNAYQVAERHLQFIEENKENWETVRVFDSTVGS, encoded by the coding sequence ATGGAAAACTTGAAGCAGATCGCCCACAACGTTTACTTCACCCTGAAAGACAGCTCGCCGGAAGCCAAGCAGAAGCTGATCGAAGCTTGTCAGAAGTATCTCACCGGACATCCGGGGACGATCTACTTCGGCGCCGGCATCTTGACCGATGAACTGAATCGCCCGGTGAACGATCGTGATTTCCATGTTGCCTTGCACGTGATCTTCGATTGCCTCGAGTCGCAGAATGCCTACCAGGTTGCCGAACGCCACCTGCAGTTCATCGAAGAAAACAAAGAGAACTGGGAAACGGTTCGCGTCTTCGATTCGACGGTTGGCAGCTAA
- a CDS encoding NIPSNAP family protein, with product MMRANHLCFGLAALLLSIALVSSADAQQRVYELRTYTTNEGKLENLHARFRDHTMELFEKQGMQNHVYWVPNGGEGADNTLVYIISHENRDAAAQSWKGFLEDPEWKKVAAESEKDGKILAKRPDSVFMEPTDFSPQNFESAEQPRLFELRTYTTAEGRLPALLQRFRDGELKLFEKQGMTNVAYFTPVEMPNTLIYVVAHKDGAAMKKAWDGFRNDQEWQELWEQSTKDGKIVIKVDRQVLRPVDYSPMK from the coding sequence ATGATGCGCGCGAACCACCTTTGTTTCGGGCTGGCCGCCCTGTTGCTTTCTATCGCTCTTGTTTCTTCCGCCGATGCCCAACAGCGTGTGTACGAGCTTCGGACTTACACGACCAACGAAGGTAAGCTTGAGAACCTGCATGCTCGGTTCCGCGATCACACGATGGAACTGTTCGAGAAACAGGGAATGCAGAACCACGTGTACTGGGTACCCAACGGCGGCGAAGGGGCGGATAACACGCTGGTTTACATTATTTCCCATGAAAATCGTGACGCCGCCGCGCAGAGTTGGAAGGGTTTTCTCGAAGATCCTGAGTGGAAGAAAGTTGCCGCTGAATCGGAAAAGGATGGCAAAATCCTCGCCAAACGGCCCGATTCCGTTTTCATGGAACCAACCGACTTCTCACCACAGAATTTCGAGTCCGCAGAACAACCACGGCTGTTCGAGCTACGAACGTACACCACAGCCGAGGGTCGTTTGCCGGCTCTGCTGCAGCGATTTCGTGATGGTGAGTTGAAGTTGTTTGAAAAACAGGGCATGACCAACGTTGCTTATTTCACCCCGGTCGAAATGCCGAATACATTGATCTATGTCGTAGCCCACAAAGATGGGGCCGCGATGAAGAAGGCCTGGGACGGTTTTCGCAACGATCAAGAGTGGCAAGAATTATGGGAACAGTCGACCAAAGATGGAAAGATTGTGATCAAAGTTGATCGTCAGGTCCTGCGTCCCGTGGATTACTCCCCGATGAAATAA
- a CDS encoding FHA domain-containing protein → MSQKFGELIPVGGGDPIPLLKKTLLVGRRESNDVVLRFANVSSNHCQLYIKQGYWFVEDQNSRNGTKVNGKRVRDTDKRIDPGNTIAIAKHEYELHYDPIELGATGPPPAEVNVAEEILGKSLLERAGIGTSRRRGGD, encoded by the coding sequence ATGTCCCAGAAATTTGGGGAGCTCATCCCCGTTGGCGGGGGAGATCCGATTCCTCTGCTGAAGAAGACGCTGCTGGTTGGCCGCCGCGAGTCAAATGACGTCGTGCTGCGATTCGCCAATGTGTCGAGCAACCATTGCCAGCTCTATATCAAGCAGGGTTACTGGTTCGTCGAAGACCAAAACAGCCGCAACGGAACGAAAGTCAACGGGAAACGAGTTCGCGACACCGACAAGCGAATCGACCCAGGCAATACGATCGCCATTGCCAAGCACGAATACGAACTGCACTACGATCCGATCGAATTGGGTGCCACCGGCCCTCCACCGGCCGAAGTGAACGTGGCCGAGGAAATCCTCGGCAAGTCACTGCTGGAACGTGCCGGTATCGGTACCTCTCGCCGACGTGGTGGCGATTAG
- a CDS encoding FAD binding domain-containing protein, whose protein sequence is MQAFTYHAPRTISEAVELLSSASGKSVFLAGGTDILVQLRENLRHADHVIDIKQIAELSKLETTAEGGLYLGAAVTCSQVQKSPLTEKYSALRDAALIIGGWQIQSRATIGGNLCNSSPAADSVPALMALGAEVTYALPTGTQTCSVSKFCTGPGKNVMNGEGLLLSLTLPSLGKTSGSAYERFIPRYEMDIAVACAGTYIELADNGTISQARIALGAVGPKAILATEVAEGLKGQTPSDDLIEDVARQAATLATPINDMRGTIEFRQQLAYVLVKRTLHTALLRAAGQVVATHPS, encoded by the coding sequence GTGCAAGCTTTCACGTACCATGCGCCCCGTACGATAAGTGAAGCGGTTGAACTTCTGTCATCCGCCAGCGGAAAGTCTGTGTTTCTCGCTGGGGGAACCGACATCCTAGTTCAACTGCGAGAGAACCTGCGACACGCCGATCACGTCATCGACATCAAACAGATCGCGGAACTTTCCAAGCTGGAAACGACCGCCGAAGGCGGACTTTACCTAGGCGCCGCGGTGACGTGCTCGCAGGTCCAAAAAAGCCCTCTGACGGAAAAGTATTCCGCTCTGCGTGACGCGGCCCTCATCATTGGCGGCTGGCAGATCCAATCGCGTGCGACCATTGGCGGGAACCTTTGCAACTCTTCGCCTGCGGCCGACAGCGTACCTGCCCTGATGGCTTTAGGGGCGGAAGTCACGTACGCACTGCCCACCGGAACACAAACTTGCAGCGTCAGCAAGTTCTGCACCGGTCCCGGGAAAAACGTCATGAACGGCGAGGGGCTGCTCCTATCGCTGACCCTTCCGTCACTGGGTAAAACATCGGGCTCGGCCTACGAGCGATTCATTCCTCGTTACGAAATGGACATCGCCGTTGCTTGTGCCGGCACTTACATCGAACTGGCAGATAACGGCACCATCAGCCAAGCACGCATCGCATTGGGTGCTGTGGGTCCCAAGGCAATTCTGGCAACCGAAGTAGCCGAGGGTTTAAAGGGTCAAACGCCCAGCGACGACTTAATCGAAGACGTTGCTCGCCAGGCCGCTACGTTGGCAACGCCGATCAACGACATGCGTGGCACGATCGAATTCCGCCAGCAGTTGGCCTACGTCCTTGTCAAACGAACGCTCCACACGGCCCTGCTTCGAGCCGCCGGCCAGGTCGTCGCCACTCATCCAAGCTGA
- a CDS encoding vWA domain-containing protein: MDRPAPTADWSSPQQPDGDGALAEHAEHGGSGRWLRFETIQNSASFMVSLIVHFSLVMAMAMFTIIDPPDRKIELIVLEPDVEDRDRPLEVELDESDKIAKEMTLANLTTTEQGLDGMVEASLKAPQLEMPPTEFANAPLVALQAEALLTKDVDSLIEDMPIGTVGSVQAVVGDYQEAMDQISQELIWMLSKNKVLVIWLFDQSESMKDDQAKIRQRIHRIYAEVGLSEHAKGDALTTGVASFGQGFQLHTRAPTADPQEVDEAIAAVPVDPSGEEMFSSAVAEVLTLHRRYAKIADRKVALIVVTDESGNTQDNEGRLEKAISIARATDTRVFILGREAIFGYPFAHVQWMHPEEGTIHLLPVDRGPEAALVEQLQTDGFGKRTDALTSGFGPFEQVRMAKETGGIFFMLPGEEANINNAIDRRYEPKTMDMYRPNLSSRMQQVGEVKSDPLKTLVTKIIYDLNPYEESVADVIEIQQVFSNDLQRFRQQVRQQQAKMITYITYLDRAIQAAEDNRHLRDESNSLRWNANYDLLYGQLLAYRARAYEYGAYLTNFAENPPVPPQMPGYMEFRGWRLNTADELSAPDKTEDDISLSRDVLQFVMQEHEGTPWATRASWEIKRGFGVKLEPIFFDTRRINRPRPVGPGGPPRMPVQIPKL; the protein is encoded by the coding sequence ATGGATCGACCTGCCCCTACCGCCGACTGGTCTTCGCCACAACAGCCTGACGGGGATGGTGCGCTAGCAGAGCATGCAGAACACGGCGGCTCAGGCCGATGGCTTCGCTTTGAAACGATCCAGAACTCGGCATCGTTCATGGTTTCGTTGATCGTTCATTTCTCGCTGGTCATGGCGATGGCGATGTTCACGATCATCGATCCGCCTGATCGGAAGATTGAATTGATCGTGCTCGAGCCGGACGTCGAAGACCGCGACCGACCGCTGGAAGTCGAACTCGACGAGTCGGACAAAATCGCCAAGGAAATGACGCTCGCGAATCTGACCACGACCGAGCAAGGACTGGACGGGATGGTCGAGGCCTCGCTCAAAGCTCCGCAGCTGGAGATGCCTCCCACGGAGTTTGCCAACGCTCCGCTGGTGGCCCTGCAAGCGGAAGCCCTGCTGACCAAGGATGTCGATTCGCTGATCGAAGACATGCCGATCGGTACGGTCGGCTCGGTCCAGGCAGTCGTCGGAGACTACCAGGAAGCAATGGACCAGATCTCGCAAGAGTTGATCTGGATGCTTTCCAAGAACAAGGTCCTGGTTATCTGGCTGTTCGATCAGTCGGAGAGCATGAAGGACGATCAAGCGAAGATTCGTCAGCGCATTCATCGAATCTACGCCGAGGTCGGGCTCAGCGAGCATGCCAAGGGAGATGCTCTGACGACCGGCGTGGCCAGCTTCGGGCAAGGCTTTCAACTGCATACCAGGGCGCCAACGGCTGACCCTCAAGAAGTCGACGAGGCCATCGCCGCGGTGCCGGTCGATCCATCCGGCGAAGAGATGTTCAGCTCGGCCGTGGCCGAAGTGCTGACGCTACATCGCCGCTACGCCAAGATCGCCGATCGTAAGGTCGCACTGATTGTCGTGACCGACGAGAGTGGCAACACGCAAGACAACGAAGGACGACTTGAGAAAGCGATCTCGATCGCCAGGGCCACCGACACGCGAGTTTTCATCCTGGGGCGTGAAGCGATCTTTGGTTATCCCTTCGCCCATGTGCAGTGGATGCATCCCGAAGAAGGAACGATTCACTTGTTGCCGGTCGACCGCGGTCCGGAGGCTGCCCTGGTCGAACAACTGCAGACCGATGGGTTCGGCAAACGGACCGATGCACTGACCAGTGGCTTTGGTCCGTTCGAGCAAGTCCGGATGGCGAAAGAGACCGGCGGCATCTTCTTCATGCTGCCTGGTGAAGAGGCGAACATCAACAACGCGATCGATCGCCGCTACGAACCAAAGACGATGGACATGTATCGGCCGAACCTGAGTTCGCGTATGCAGCAGGTCGGCGAAGTCAAAAGCGATCCGCTCAAGACCCTCGTCACCAAGATCATCTACGATTTGAATCCATACGAGGAAAGCGTTGCCGACGTGATCGAGATTCAGCAGGTCTTCAGCAACGACTTGCAGCGATTTCGCCAGCAGGTCCGGCAGCAGCAAGCCAAGATGATCACCTACATCACGTACCTGGACCGAGCGATCCAAGCCGCGGAAGATAATCGGCATCTGCGAGACGAATCGAACTCGCTGCGTTGGAATGCCAACTACGACTTGCTGTACGGTCAACTGCTGGCCTACCGGGCTCGTGCCTATGAGTACGGTGCCTACCTGACCAACTTCGCCGAGAATCCTCCGGTGCCACCACAAATGCCTGGCTACATGGAATTCCGCGGTTGGCGGCTGAATACGGCCGACGAGCTATCGGCCCCGGACAAGACCGAAGACGACATCTCCCTCTCGCGGGATGTGCTGCAGTTCGTGATGCAAGAACACGAAGGCACCCCGTGGGCCACGCGAGCCAGCTGGGAGATCAAACGCGGCTTCGGGGTGAAGCTCGAACCGATCTTTTTCGACACGCGTCGAATCAATCGACCGCGGCCAGTCGGACCCGGCGGACCACCGCGGATGCCGGTGCAGATTCCAAAACTCTAA
- a CDS encoding leucine-rich repeat domain-containing protein yields MNRFWILGIVLLALPLCVGCPTSTPTDSPDGKGGAAAAPKPEADDAEAVAALEELGGKLTKDDNGNVIRADFSAVVVEDDDVFAPIAKLKQLQVVKFYGAEITDDVTGFMKDLTELRDVDFSNCVIEDKGIENLTNSKNLSAFGLRRNNISNKSLEIIATQFPKVRYLDVRYCNVDDEGMKFVGQMKNMEVLRTEGAFISDEGMAHLADLTKMRFLNLRDKKITDKGMAYLAGMENLETLELNEVACSNEGLAHIKDCVKLKKLHLFRTKVTDDGMQYLTAMTDMEDLKFRQSPVRGEQMDKLKGMTKLKALDVSETPFVDEGVAVVATFENLESLNLWNTFITDDGLAPLKNLKKLKELDLQNCALSDAGVKHLEGMTSLTSLSLKENSSISDESIPVLNSLTNLKKLTLNFTQIYDDGVEQLKEANPKLDVSF; encoded by the coding sequence ATGAATCGTTTTTGGATTCTCGGTATTGTTCTGCTTGCCCTTCCGCTTTGTGTCGGATGCCCGACGAGCACTCCTACCGATTCACCTGACGGAAAAGGGGGAGCGGCCGCTGCACCCAAGCCTGAAGCAGACGATGCGGAAGCCGTGGCAGCGCTGGAGGAACTTGGTGGAAAGCTCACCAAGGACGATAACGGCAACGTGATTCGCGCCGACTTCTCGGCCGTCGTGGTGGAAGACGACGACGTCTTCGCTCCGATCGCCAAGCTGAAGCAACTTCAGGTGGTCAAGTTCTATGGTGCTGAAATCACCGACGACGTCACCGGGTTCATGAAGGATCTGACAGAGCTTCGCGACGTTGACTTCTCGAACTGCGTGATCGAGGACAAGGGCATCGAAAACTTGACCAACTCGAAGAATCTGTCTGCGTTTGGCCTGCGTCGCAACAACATTTCCAACAAGTCGTTGGAGATCATCGCGACCCAGTTCCCGAAAGTTCGTTACCTGGACGTTCGTTACTGCAACGTTGATGACGAAGGGATGAAGTTTGTCGGCCAGATGAAGAACATGGAAGTGCTGCGAACCGAAGGTGCGTTCATCAGCGACGAAGGGATGGCTCACCTGGCCGACCTGACCAAGATGCGATTCCTGAACTTGCGTGACAAGAAGATCACCGACAAAGGCATGGCTTACCTGGCCGGTATGGAGAACCTGGAAACGCTGGAACTGAACGAAGTTGCCTGCTCGAACGAAGGTCTCGCGCACATCAAGGATTGCGTCAAGCTGAAGAAGTTGCACCTGTTCCGTACCAAGGTTACTGACGACGGGATGCAGTACCTGACCGCGATGACGGACATGGAAGACCTGAAGTTCCGCCAATCGCCGGTCCGTGGCGAGCAGATGGACAAACTCAAAGGGATGACCAAGCTGAAAGCTCTGGACGTGAGCGAAACTCCCTTTGTCGACGAAGGGGTAGCCGTTGTGGCAACCTTCGAAAACCTGGAGTCGCTCAACTTGTGGAACACCTTCATCACCGATGACGGCCTGGCACCTCTGAAGAATCTTAAGAAGCTGAAAGAGTTGGATCTGCAGAACTGTGCCCTGAGCGATGCCGGCGTGAAGCACCTGGAAGGGATGACTTCGCTGACCAGCTTGTCGCTGAAAGAGAACAGCTCGATTTCGGACGAATCGATTCCTGTCCTCAACTCGTTGACCAACTTGAAGAAGTTGACGTTGAACTTCACGCAGATCTACGACGACGGCGTGGAGCAACTGAAAGAAGCCAATCCCAAGCTGGATGTGAGCTTCTAA
- a CDS encoding xanthine dehydrogenase family protein molybdopterin-binding subunit, producing the protein MNGSPISYSDKKYKVLGTRPIRHDGTDKVTGRAIYTNDVHFPDMVHGKILRSPHAHAKIKSIDTSAAQALDGVVAVITGKDWPHLKDKVANLGEGSVHLSDLSENCMAIDKALYKGHAIAAVAARNVHIAEEALALIRVEYEVLPSVLWVQDAMQDDAPILHEELRTDHMGTRGDKPTNIAKHLHFEQGDVDAAMASADVVIEREFKTATVHQGYIEPHNSISHWNEDGKLKVWTSTQGSFTCRQQVAELLQIPLSRVTVTPCEIGGGFGGKIAVYLEPVAALLSRKCGRPVKMVMQRDEVLEATGPTPGSYIRVKIGATKEGRLVAGDAYLAYDAGAYRDGVIGPGCMCMFSCVDLPNARVHGYDVCLNKPKTQAYRAPGATQAAFAFESVMSELADQLGICPLELRLKNAAKEGTRRVDGPVYPRVGLVECLEAAKQSDHWNTPLEGKNRGRGIAAGFWFNIGLKSSVSATVNSDGTINLLEGSTDIGGTRTSIAMQLAETLGIAAEDVHPKVVDTDSVGYTDVTGGSRTTFATGLAAYEVGLDLRKQLCERAAVLWECDAEEVRFDSGTFLSGDKTITFRELAEKLPEIGQPVVGRASISKDVSTNGFGVHICDVEVDPETGKVRVLRYTAIQDAGKAIHPSYVEGQLQGGAVQGIGWALNEEYYYRDDATMANASLLDYRMPTCYDLPMIDTIIVEVPNPDHPYGVRGVGETPIVPPPAAVQSAIYHACGARMFELPMSPPKLWKAISQLS; encoded by the coding sequence ATGAATGGATCTCCGATTTCCTATAGCGACAAGAAGTACAAGGTGCTGGGCACGCGACCGATCCGGCATGACGGAACCGACAAAGTCACCGGACGGGCCATCTACACCAACGACGTCCACTTTCCGGACATGGTGCACGGTAAGATCCTCCGTAGCCCGCACGCGCATGCCAAGATCAAATCGATCGATACGTCGGCAGCCCAGGCACTCGACGGCGTGGTCGCCGTCATCACCGGCAAAGACTGGCCACACTTGAAGGACAAGGTCGCCAATCTCGGCGAAGGTTCGGTGCACCTGTCAGACCTCAGCGAAAACTGCATGGCCATCGATAAGGCACTGTACAAAGGGCATGCAATCGCGGCCGTTGCCGCTCGCAACGTTCACATCGCCGAAGAAGCGTTGGCCTTGATTCGCGTCGAGTACGAAGTCCTGCCGTCGGTCCTGTGGGTGCAAGATGCGATGCAGGACGATGCTCCGATTCTGCACGAAGAGCTTCGCACCGATCACATGGGTACGAGGGGAGACAAACCGACCAACATCGCCAAGCATCTTCACTTCGAGCAAGGGGACGTCGACGCGGCCATGGCTTCCGCTGATGTCGTGATCGAGCGCGAGTTCAAAACGGCCACCGTCCACCAAGGCTACATTGAACCGCACAACTCGATCTCCCACTGGAACGAAGATGGCAAGCTCAAGGTCTGGACCTCGACGCAAGGTTCCTTTACCTGCCGCCAACAAGTAGCCGAGCTTCTGCAAATCCCTCTTTCTCGCGTCACCGTCACCCCATGTGAAATCGGCGGTGGCTTTGGCGGGAAGATTGCTGTCTACCTGGAACCGGTCGCGGCGTTGTTGAGCCGAAAGTGTGGCCGCCCGGTGAAGATGGTCATGCAGCGTGACGAGGTTTTAGAAGCTACCGGCCCGACGCCTGGTTCGTACATTCGCGTCAAAATCGGAGCCACGAAAGAAGGCAGACTCGTTGCGGGCGACGCTTACCTGGCGTACGACGCCGGCGCTTACCGCGACGGGGTGATTGGTCCTGGCTGCATGTGCATGTTCAGCTGCGTCGACTTACCCAATGCTCGGGTTCATGGATACGACGTCTGCCTGAACAAACCGAAAACCCAAGCGTACCGTGCTCCTGGAGCAACCCAGGCCGCGTTCGCCTTCGAGTCGGTCATGAGCGAATTGGCCGACCAGCTCGGCATCTGCCCGCTCGAACTGCGCCTGAAGAACGCAGCCAAGGAAGGAACGCGTCGGGTCGATGGCCCGGTCTATCCGCGGGTAGGGCTCGTCGAGTGCCTGGAAGCGGCCAAGCAGAGCGACCACTGGAACACGCCGCTAGAAGGGAAGAATCGTGGCCGCGGCATTGCCGCTGGCTTCTGGTTCAACATTGGCCTGAAGTCGAGTGTCTCGGCCACGGTCAACTCTGACGGAACGATCAACCTGCTGGAAGGATCGACCGACATCGGCGGTACCCGCACATCGATTGCCATGCAGCTTGCCGAAACTCTGGGCATCGCCGCCGAAGACGTGCACCCGAAAGTGGTCGATACCGACAGCGTGGGCTACACCGACGTCACCGGCGGCAGCCGCACCACATTCGCCACTGGCCTTGCGGCCTACGAAGTGGGACTCGATCTGCGAAAACAGCTCTGCGAACGTGCGGCCGTTCTGTGGGAGTGCGACGCGGAGGAAGTTCGCTTCGATAGCGGTACATTCCTTAGCGGCGACAAGACGATCACCTTTCGCGAACTTGCTGAAAAGCTGCCTGAGATCGGTCAGCCGGTCGTTGGACGGGCCTCGATCTCGAAGGATGTTTCCACCAATGGCTTCGGCGTGCACATCTGCGATGTCGAAGTCGATCCGGAAACAGGCAAGGTTCGCGTCCTGCGTTACACGGCCATCCAAGATGCCGGCAAAGCCATTCATCCCAGCTATGTCGAAGGACAGCTGCAAGGCGGAGCCGTCCAAGGGATCGGCTGGGCCCTCAACGAAGAATACTACTACCGCGACGACGCCACGATGGCCAACGCCTCGCTGCTGGACTATCGTATGCCCACGTGTTACGACCTGCCGATGATCGATACGATCATTGTCGAGGTCCCTAATCCGGATCATCCGTATGGCGTTCGTGGGGTGGGCGAAACACCGATCGTCCCGCCACCGGCGGCGGTGCAATCGGCGATCTATCATGCCTGCGGCGCACGGATGTTCGAGCTTCCCATGTCGCCACCGAAGCTGTGGAAGGCGATCTCGCAGCTAAGCTGA
- a CDS encoding (2Fe-2S)-binding protein has protein sequence MSGKAPAKMAISTTINGQSYDFLCEPRQSLLEVLRDVVQLTGAKEGCNNGNCGACTVLLDGEPVNSCIVLAVEVQGRELTTIEGIADKGALHPIQQCFLEGAALQCGICTPGFIVAAKALLDKKPNPSEEEIRFALAGNLCRCTGYDKIVRSVQAAAERMSAGDAPKQNPQPSQTSQQQAQQQQ, from the coding sequence ATGTCAGGTAAAGCCCCAGCGAAAATGGCCATCTCGACCACCATCAATGGCCAATCCTATGACTTCCTCTGCGAGCCGCGACAGAGCTTGCTGGAAGTCTTGCGGGACGTCGTGCAATTAACCGGCGCCAAAGAAGGCTGTAACAACGGCAACTGTGGCGCGTGCACGGTCCTTCTCGATGGCGAGCCGGTCAACAGTTGTATTGTCTTGGCCGTCGAAGTGCAGGGACGCGAGCTCACCACCATCGAAGGCATCGCCGACAAAGGTGCCCTGCATCCGATTCAACAATGCTTCCTGGAAGGTGCGGCGCTGCAGTGTGGCATCTGCACGCCTGGTTTCATCGTGGCGGCGAAGGCCCTGCTCGATAAGAAACCGAATCCCAGCGAAGAGGAAATTCGCTTTGCCCTGGCTGGCAATCTCTGCCGCTGCACCGGGTACGACAAGATCGTTCGTAGCGTTCAAGCCGCAGCCGAACGCATGAGCGCCGGCGATGCCCCCAAGCAGAATCCGCAGCCATCGCAAACCAGTCAACAGCAAGCCCAGCAGCAACAATAG
- a CDS encoding TIGR01212 family radical SAM protein (This family includes YhcC from E. coli K-12, an uncharacterized radical SAM protein.) has product MSTTVENGWREAGLRYYAYSWYLRQRFGERIQKVSLDAKFTCPNVDGTVAKGGCTFCDNRSFSPSRREPIRDITDQLGNGMTRLKRRYKVDKFIAYFQPATNTYAAVDRLRPLYEQAIDHEKVVGLSIGTRPDCVEPDVMDLLEEFAGRTYLTVEYGMQTIHDRSLDWMNRGHHHDATVDAIERSRGRGFEICLHVILGLPHESHEDMMATAAEVARLNIDAVKIHNLYCVKNTKMADQVASGEVTLMERQEYINTLVDFLERIPANVLVERTIGDAPPDYFVGPSWCLDKSAVLRAIDEELVRRDTWQGKLCEAG; this is encoded by the coding sequence TTGTCCACGACGGTTGAAAACGGGTGGCGCGAGGCGGGTCTTCGTTACTATGCCTACAGTTGGTATCTTCGGCAGCGATTTGGCGAACGCATCCAGAAGGTAAGCCTCGACGCGAAGTTTACCTGTCCGAATGTCGACGGCACCGTCGCCAAAGGGGGGTGCACGTTCTGCGACAATCGCAGCTTCAGCCCCAGCCGCCGAGAGCCGATCCGCGACATCACCGACCAACTCGGCAACGGCATGACGCGGCTTAAGCGGCGTTACAAAGTCGATAAGTTCATCGCCTACTTTCAGCCGGCCACCAATACGTACGCGGCAGTCGATCGGTTGCGACCGTTGTACGAACAGGCCATCGATCACGAAAAGGTCGTCGGATTGAGCATCGGCACACGGCCCGACTGTGTCGAGCCGGATGTGATGGATCTGCTGGAAGAGTTCGCCGGACGGACCTACCTGACCGTCGAATACGGAATGCAAACGATTCACGATCGTTCGCTCGATTGGATGAATCGCGGCCATCATCACGATGCGACAGTCGACGCGATTGAGCGCAGCCGCGGACGTGGTTTCGAGATCTGCCTGCATGTGATCCTAGGATTACCGCACGAGTCGCACGAAGACATGATGGCCACCGCCGCGGAAGTCGCCCGGCTCAACATCGATGCCGTGAAGATCCATAATCTGTACTGCGTGAAGAACACGAAGATGGCCGACCAGGTCGCTTCCGGCGAAGTGACGCTGATGGAGCGGCAGGAATACATCAACACGCTGGTCGATTTTCTCGAACGGATTCCGGCCAATGTGCTTGTCGAGCGAACCATTGGTGACGCCCCGCCTGATTACTTTGTCGGCCCAAGCTGGTGCCTGGATAAGTCGGCCGTGCTACGGGCCATTGATGAAGAGCTGGTCCGCCGTGATACGTGGCAAGGAAAACTGTGCGAAGCAGGTTAG